Below is a genomic region from Brachyspira sp. SAP_772.
ATTAGTATACTCTTCATATAGTACAAAGCCAATACCTATACTTATATATGATAGTAAACCGGAATCTCAAAATTCRAAAATCATAAAAATATTATATAGAAATAAATGGTATATATACAATAATTTTATATCTCATCAATACAAAGACAGTATAGATTTTTATTCTAAAGAATTAGGTTTTAGTTTAGTATTTAATCTCACAGGAAAAGAAAATAAAGACTCATTTGGAAGTGTTACYAAAGTAGATAATAAYATATCCTTAGGARTTTTAAATGGTTATATTACTATTGATGATGAGCAATTAAACATCAACGGTAATGCCATAAAAGAATCTATGCATAGCGTGTTTTAATTTTTTTAGTATATAAAAAAGCACATATTATTTTTTTATAATATGTGCTTTAAATAATCAATAATATAATATTTATTCTTTATTTAATTCTTTACCAGTAGAAGCATATTTCTGTAATAAAACAGTAGCTGCTTTAGGGTTCTTAACAACGCAAGGTCCTCCCACACAACCGCCGTTACAAGCCATAACCTCAACCAAATTTGGAGTATCATCAGTAACAGAAGTCTCTCCAGATTGCACTTTACCATAAGCTCTTAATT
It encodes:
- a CDS encoding [Fe-Fe] hydrogenase large subunit C-terminal domain-containing protein: LRAYGKVQSGETSVTDDTPNLVEVMACNGGCVGGPCVVKNPKAATVLLQKYASTGKELNKE